The DNA segment GAGTCCTGCAGCAGTGAGTCCTGCAGTAGTGAGTCCTGCAGCAGTGAGTCCTGCAGTAGTGAGTCCTGCAGCAGTGAGTCCTGCAGCAGTGAGTCCTGCAGCAGTGAGTCCTGCAGCAGTGAGTCCTGCAGCAGTGAGTCCTGCAGCAGTGAGTCCTGCAGCAGCAGTGAGTCCTGCAGCAGTGAGTCCTGCAGCAGCAGTGAGTCCTGCAGCAGTGAGTCCTGCAGCAGTGAGTCCTGCAGCAGTGAGTCCTGCAGCAGTGAGTCCTGCAGCAGCAGTGAGTCCTGCAGCAGTGAGTCCTGCAGCAGTGAGTCCTGCAGCAGTGAGTCCTGCAGCAGTGAGTCCTGCAGCAGCAGTGAGTCCTGCAGCAGTGAGTCCTGCAGCAGCAGTGAGTCCTGCAGCAGTGAGTCCTGCAGTAGTGAGTCCTGCAGCAGTGAGTCCTGCAGCAGTGAGTCCTGCAGCAGCAGTGAGTCCTGCAGCAGTGAGTCCTGCAGCAGTGAGTCCTGCAGCAGCAGTGAGTCCTGCAGCAGTGAGTCCTGCAGCAGTGAGTCCTGCAGCAGTGAGTCCTGCAGCAGTGAGTCCTGCAGCAGTGAGTCATGCAGCAGTGAGTCCTGCAGCAGTGAGTCATGCAGCAGTGAGTCCTGCAGCAGCAGTGAGTCCTGCAGCAGTGAGTCCTGCAGCAGTGAGTCCTGCAGCAGTGAGTCCTGCAGCAGTGAGTCATGCAGCAGTGAGTCCTGCAGCAGCAGTGAGTCCTGCAGCAGTGAGTCCTGCAGCAGTGAGtccatgctgtctgtctgactgtctgttcaAGAGAAAACACATATCATTCCATGTGGCTCGCAGGACATCCACTGTCATAGGACGTCAGAGGGGTCCAACATgggaggtctggtctgggtcagagggttccaacatgggaggtctggtctgggtcagaggggtccaacatgggaggtctggtctgggtcagaggggtccaacatgggaggtctggtctgggtcagagggttccaacatgggaggtctggtctgggtcagaGGGGTCCAACATGGGAGGTCTGGTCTGGATCAGAGGGTTCCAACATgggaggtctggtctgggtcagaggggtccaacatgggaggtctggtctgggtcagaggggtccaacatgggaggtctggtctgggtcagaGGGGTCCAACATGGGAGGTCTGGTCTGGGTAAGAGGGTTCCAACATGGGAGATCTGGTCTGGGTAAGAGGGTTCCAACATgggaggtctggtctgggtcagagggttccaacatgggaggtctggtctgggtcagaggggtccaacatgggaggtctggtctgggtcagagggttccaacatgggaggtctggtctgggtcagaggggtccaacatgggaggtctggtctgggtcagagggttccaacatgggaggtctggtctgggtcagaGGGTTCCAACATGGGAGGTCTGGTCTGGGTAAGAGGGGTCCAACATgggaggtctggtctgggtcagagggttccaacatgggaggtctggtctgggtcagaGGGTTCCAACATGGGAGGTATGGTCTGGGTCAGAGGGGTCCAACATGGAAGGTCTGGTCTGGGTAAGAGGGTTCCAACATgggaggtctggtctgggtcagagggttccaacatgggaggtctggtctgggtcagaggggtccaacatgggaggtctggtctgggtcagaggggtccaacatgggaggtctggtctgggtcagaggggtccaacatgggaggtctggtctgggtcagaggggtccaacatgggaggtctggtctgggtcagaggggtccaacatgggaggtctggtctgggtcagagggttccaacatgggaggtctggtctgggtcagagggttccaacatgggaggtctggtctgggtcagaGGGGTCCAACATGGGAGATCTGGTCTGGGTCAGAGGGGTCCAACATGGGAGGTATGGTCTGGGTCAGAGGGTTCCAACATgggaggtctggtctgggtcagaGGTGTCTAACATGGGAGGTCTGGTCTGCGTCAGAGGGTTCCAACATgggaggtctggtctgggtcagaggggtccaacatgggaggtctggtctgggtcagaggggtccaacatgggaggtctggtctgggtcagaggggtccaacatgggaggtctggtctgggtcagagggttccaacatgggaggtctggtctgggtcagaggggtccaacatgggaggtctggtctgggtcagagggttccaacatgggaggtctggtctgggtcagaggggtccaacatgggaggtctggtctgggtcagagggttccaacatgggaggtctggtctgggtcagaGGGTTCCAACATAggaggtctggtctgggtcagaGGGGTCCAACATGGGAGGTCTAgcttgtcctatgtttctctCATTTGGCTGTGGATTGGAGAGGGTCACTAACACTGTTTCAGGGTGACGATACGAACATTGAGACACACACTGGTCCTGGGTCTGTCAAGGCCATCACGCTCATTAACATTGGTCCAGGGTGACGGCCATTGAGAAACACACCTCTCCTGAAACACACTGCCCAGCTCCAGAGTGTTACCAGGGTGTTACGTCATTAATCTTCCCCGTCCTCTCCAGTCTCTGCTGTAGTTACCAGGGTGTTACGTCATTAATCTTCCCCGTCCTCTCCAGTCTCTGCTGTAGTTACCAGGGTGTTACGTCATTAATCTTCCCCGTCCTCTCCAGTCTCTGCTGTAGTTACCAGGGTGTTACGTCATTAATCTTCCCCGTCCTCTCCAGTCTCTGCTGTAGTTACCAGGGTGTTACGTCATTAATCTTCCCCGTCCTCTCCAGTCTCAGAGTTGGCTCTCTGCATTTCCTCTAGGAGCCTCGTAACACTCTGACACCCTGTCCGTCAAGCAGATTTCCTCCATATTATCCTCTAACAGTGTGTGACTACAGCTGATGGTTCCCTCACGTGGTAGGGAGGGGAACTGCATGGACGACCCCGTGTTCTTCCTGCTCCGCCCCATGCCATTCTGACAGCTCACCACCAGGAGGTGCTTCTCCTCTGGGGAGCAGCCCGGGCCCCGGCCAAGGGGAGCAGGGGAGGAGGTGGTGATGTCggggaggtgggggtggaggagcagggaggaggggtgCGAGGGGTTGTGACCCAGCAGGCTGCTGCTCTTAGTGTTGAGGTGGGGCGTCTGGCTATAGGTGTGGCGGTACTCCTCCTCGATGTTACGACCCAGCTTCCAACGCTTCCACTTCTTCAGGATCTCTGACTgaaccttggggggggggggggggggggaagaggggagagggggagagagagagagaaaaaggggggagaggaagggagagagagtgagagtgaaatacaggcagacagagacagggtgaaaagagagagagagagataaagaagaagagagagagagagggcgagagagagagagcgggcgagagagagagagagagcgggcgagagagagagaaagagagagagagagagacacagagagagagagagacagagagagagacacatagagagagacacagagagagagacacagagacagagagacacagagagagagagagagagagagagagagagaggaaagagggagagagagaggaaagagggagagagagagagacacagagagagagtgattgtATGTGTGATGTTCACGTTAAATTGAGAGTTGTTCAGGTAAATGTGAGACCAAGTTTAGTGGATAAGAGCGAGGACAagagaagagaaacagagaggatacaTCCTCCATGAAAGAAGtatgaaagagggagaaagagaggaggagaagaggtctTACCTCTTTGTTGACAAAGCAGTATAAGATAGCTACCAGCAGACCCTGTAGAAACACCAAGTTCTGAGTCAACACACACAACCATTATCATATGTGACACAttcagtgtattcggaaagtattcagaccccttgactttttccacattttgttacgttacagccttattctaaagttgattcaattaattttaaaaatcctcatcaatctacacacaataccccataatgacaaagcaaaaacaggtttttagaaatgtttactaataagaaaaataagaaactgaaatatgacatttacataactattcagactctttgctatgagactagaaattgagctcaggtgcatcctgtttccattgatcatccttgagatgtttctacaatttgattggagtccacctgtggcaacttcaattgattggacatgatttggaaaggcacacacctgtctatatacggtcccacagctgacagtgcatgtcagagcaaaaaccaagccatgaggtcaaaggagttGTCCTtggagctccaagacaggattgtgttgaggcacaaatctggggaagggtaccaagaaaATGTCTGCAGCAATGAATGTCCCCagaaacacagtggcctccatcactcttaaatggaagaagtttggaaccaccaatactcttcctagagctggccgcccggccaaactgagcaatctgggaagaagggccttggtcagggaggtgaccaagaacccgatggtcactttgacagagcttcagagttcctctatggTGATGGGAGAACGTTCTAGAAGGAAAACAATCTttgcagcaccaccaatcaggcctttatgttagagtggccagactgaagccactcctcagtgaaaggcacatgacagcccgcttcaagtttgcccaaaggcacctaaaggattctctggtctgatgaaaccaagattaaactctttggcctgaatgccaagcgtcacgtctggaggaaacttggcaccatccctacggtctctctctctatctttctctgtgTTTTTCTCAGATGTACAGGACTGTTAGAGTCACTGTTCattttctctctgtgtttctcaatgtttgtgtgtctctctctctctctctctccctcagtctctctcactgagcctctctctctctctgtttctctcagatGTAGAGGGGTGTTAGTGTCACTGTCACAACTCAGTACTGGACTGGCTACTACTGTGTGAACTCTGACTGAGACTTGAGTACGGCTCCAGAGAATACAGAATCCTTCTTACTTTCAGACAGGATACTCTCTGTATGTACACGTTACACAAATACATTTACCTTCACAATGTAACAGAGGAGGGAAAGCTGTGTTCTGTGTCTCGggctgtacagtcgtggccaaaagtttggagaatgacacaaatattaatttccacaaagtttgctgcttcagtgtctttagatatttttgtcagatgttactatggaatactgaagtataattacaagcatttcataagtgtcaaaggcttttaatgacaattacatgaagttgatgcaaagaatcaatatttgcagtgttgacccttctttttcaagacctctgcaatccgccctggcatgctgtcaattaacttctgggccacatcctgactgatggcagcccattcttgcataatcaatgcttggagtttgtcagaatttgtgggtttttgtttgtccacccgcctcttgaggattgaccacaagttctcaatgggattaaggtctggggagtttcctggtaatggacccaaaatatcaatgttttgttccccgagccacttagttatcactttttccttatggcaaggtgctccatcagactggaaaaggcattgttcgtcaccaaactgtttctggatggttgggagaaggatgtgttggtaccactctttattcatggctgtgttcttaggcaaaattgtcagtgagcccactcccttggctgagaagcaaccccacacatgaatggtctcaggatgctttactctTGGCAttacacaggactgatggtagcgctcaccttgtcttctccggacgagcttttttccagatgcctcAAACAATCGGAatggggattcatcagagaaaatgactttaccccagtcctcagcagtccaatcactgtaccttttgcagaatatcagtctgtccctgatgtttttcctggagagaagtggcttctttgctgcccttcttgacaccaggtcatcctccaaaagtcttcgcctcactgtgcgtgcagatgcactcacacctgcctgctgccattcctgagcaagctctgtactggtggtgccccgatcccgcagctgaatcaactttaggagacggtcctggtgcttgctgaactttcttgggcgccctgaagcctttttcacaacaattgaaccgctctccttgaagttcttgatgatccgataaatggttgatttaggtgcaatcttactggcagcaatatccttgcctgtgaagccctttttgtgcaaagcaatgatgacggcacgtgtttccttgcaggtaaccatgtttgacagaggaagaacaatgattccaagcaccaccctcctaatgaagcttccagtctgttattcgaactcaatctgcatgacagagtgatctccagccttgtcctcgtcaacactcacacctgtgttaacgagagaatcactgacatgatgtcagctggtccttttgtggcagggctgaaatgcagtggaaatgttttttggggattcagttcatttgcatgacaAAGAGGGATTCACCTGATCACTCTTCACCTGATCactctcctgtctcagcctccagtatttatgctgcagtagtttgtgtcggggagctagggccagttggttatatctggagtacttctcctgtcttatccagtgtcctgtgtgaatttaagtatgctctctctaattctctccttctctctttctttctctctctcggaggacctgagccctaggaccatacgtcaggactactgggcatgatgactccttgctgtccccagtccacctggccttgctgctgttccagtttcaactgttctgcctgcagttatggaacccctacctgtcccagacctgctgttttcaactcttaatgatcggctatgaaaagccaactgacatttattcctgattattatttgaccatgcttgtcatttatgaacattttgaacatcttggctctctctaattctctccttctctctttctttctctctctcggaggaactgagccctaggaccatacgtcaggactactgggcatgatgactccttgctgtccccagtccacctggccttgctgctgtcccagtttcaactgttctgcctacggttatggaacccctacctgtcccagacctgctgttttcaactcttaattatcggctatgaaaagccaactgacatttattcctgattattatttgaccatgcttgtcatttatgaacattttgaacatcttggccatgttctgttataatctccacccggcacagccagaagaggactggccacccctcatagcctggttcctctctaggtttcttcctaggttttggcctttctagggagtttttccgagccaccgtgcttctacacctgcattgcttgctgtttggggttttaggctgggtttctgtacagcacttcgagatattagctgatgtacgaagggctatataaaataaacttgattgataacattctggagtatatgcaaatttccATCATACATACTGAGGCAGccgactttgtgaaaattaatatttgtgtcataaacttttggccacgactgcacATGATGAAAGGCAGTTTAGGTCTTGTCTGTAGCTAAAGGGGTCTTGTCTGTAGCATAGAGCTGTCTGGGTGGTAAAGGGGTCTTGTCTGTAGCATAGAGCTGGGTGGTAAAGGGGTCTTGTCTGTAGCAtagagctgtctgggtggctaaaggggtcttgtctgtagcatagagctgtctgggtggtaaaggggtcttgtctgtagcatagagctgtctgggtggctaaaggggtcttgtctgtagcatagagctgtctgggtggctaaaggggtcttgtctgtagcatagagctgtctgggtggctaaatgggtcttgtctgtagcatagagctgtctgggtggctaaaggggtcttgtctgtagcatagagctgtctgggtggctaaaggggtcttgtctgtagcatagagctgtctgggtggctaaatgggtcttgtctgtagcatagagctgtctgggtggtaaaggggtcttgtctgtagcatagagctgtctgggtggctaaaggggtcttgtctgtagcatagagctgtctgggtggctaaaggggtcttgtctgtagcatagagctgtctgggtggctaaaggggtcttgtctgtagcatagagctgtctgggtggctaaaggggtcttgtctgtagcatagagctgtctgggtggctaaaggggtcttgtctgtagcatagagctgtctgggtggctaaaggggtcttgtctgtagcatagagctgtctgggtggctaaaggggtcttgtctgtagcatagagctgtctgggtggctaaaggggtcttgtctgtagcatagagctgtctgggtggctaaaggggtcttgtctgtagcatagagctgtctgggtggctaaaggggtcttgtctgtagcatagagctgtctgggtggctaaaGGGGTCTTGTCTGTAGCATAGAGCTGTCTTGGTAGAGCTGTTGTTGGAATGCACAGATTGATGTACGAGACTCTGACTGACtcaactgttctctctctctctgttacactATCTTTGTTGctttctctccagctctctcactctctctttctgggTCTTACTCTCTTTGAGTATcatgtttctgtctctgtgtcgctctctctcccccttctctccacctccaacacccccccccccccctctctctctctcgctctctccctcaaatccctctctgtctctctctctccccgctcccATAATAACATGGAACACCCTTCGGATGGAGAGAAGACTGATAGAGAAGACTGAGAGAGAAGACTGAGAGAGAAGACTGAGAGAAAAGgctgagagaagacagagagaagacagagagagaagacagagagagaagactgaGAGAAGactgagagaagacagagaagacTGAGAGAAGactgagagaagacagagagaagactgagagaagacagagagaagactGAGAGAGAAGACTGAGAGAGAAGACTGAGAGAAGACTGAGAGAGAAGATTGAGAGAGAAGATTGAGAGAGAAGactgagagaagacagagagaagactGAGAGAAGACTGAGAGAAGACTGAGAGAGAAGACTGAGAGAAGACTGAGTAATTCACTGAATAAGAAGGGCGTGTGGTGCTCAAAGACTCTAAATGTAAACTCTGTCACTCTCATGATCACTCTTGGGCCgcatcccaaacagcaccctattcatTAGTGCACTAGTTTGACCAGAGGCCATATGGGGAGAGGTTAGTAGtgggagtagtgcactatattgggaatagggctctggtctaaagtagtgcactatatagggaatagggtgccaactgGGATATATAGCCAGGCCTGACGTCATCAACATACCAAGGGTAGCTAGCTACTACCACATTGGGTTGGGAGATGAAGAATTCATAATGCAACGCCTTCTGAATGAAGAGAGTAGACCGAATCACTCAGAGTAGAAGAACCGAATTACTCAGAGTAGAAGGACCGAATCACTCAGAGTAGAAGGACCGAATCACTCAGAGTAGAAGAACCGAATCACCCAGAGTAGAAGAACCGAATCACTCAGAGTAGAAGAACCGAATCACTCAGAGTAGAAGAACCGAATTACTCAGAGTAGAAGGACCGAATCACTCAGAGTAGAAGAACCGAATTACTCAGAGTAGAAGGACCGAATCACTCAGAGTAGAAGGACCGAATCACTCAGAGTAGAAGAACCGAATCACTCAGAGTAGAAGAACCGAATCACTCAGAGTAGAAGGACTGAATCACTCAGTGTAGAAGAACTGAACCACTCAGGGTAGAAGGACTGAATTACTCAGGGTAGAAGGACTGAATTACTCAGGGTAGAAGGGCCGACCGAATCACTCAGAGTAGAAGGACTGAGTCACTCAGAGAAGGCATGTAGTGCTTCAAGATTCATAATGACatggtgccacacacacacacacacacacacacacacacacacacacacacacacacacacacacacacacacacacacacacacacacacacagagagagactctaAATGACTCTGAGACTAGAGGCAGTCGTTCACAGAAGGCATTCaagctactgagggtaattcacatccacacagaagacattcaggctactgagggtaattcacatccacacagaagacattcaggctactgagggtaattcacatccacacagaagacattcaggctactgagggtaattcacatccacacagaagacattcaggctactgagggtaattcacatccacacagaagacattcaggctactgagggtaattcacatccacacagaagacattcaggctactgagggtaattcacatccacacagaagacattcaggctactgagggtaattcacaaacacacagaagacatgcaggctactgagggtaattcacaaacacacagaagacattcaggctactgagggtaa comes from the Salvelinus namaycush isolate Seneca unplaced genomic scaffold, SaNama_1.0 Scaffold3421, whole genome shotgun sequence genome and includes:
- the LOC120040340 gene encoding parathyroid hormone/parathyroid hormone-related peptide receptor-like, encoding LAKSTLTLIPLLGIHLVVFVFVTDESTKATIALRLTKLFIDLFFTSFQGLLVAILYCFVNKEVQSEILKKWKRWKLGRNIEEEYRHTYSQTPHLNTKSSSLLGHNPSHPSSLLLHPHLPDITTSSPAPLGRGPGCSPEEKHLLVVSCQNGMGRSRKNTGSSMQFPSLPREGTISCSHTLLEDNMEEICLTDRVSECYEAPRGNAESQL